One window from the genome of Motilibacter peucedani encodes:
- a CDS encoding LacI family DNA-binding transcriptional regulator yields the protein MPPAARPATMGDVAAAAGVSHQTVSRVLNDSDSVRPHTRERVLAAIQDLGYRRNIAARALVTRRSHTIGVISSGTQLYGPASVIFAVEQAARRAGYYLSIASERVLDGRSFRAALQRLEEQSVEGLVVISTEEQAKSALAQLSTSLPTIVVEGAADGGPPTVSVDQVDGAAQATRHLLEQGVRTVHHVSGPRSWIESQARVRGWRRTLEEAGAPVPDVLRGDWSPASGYAAARQLAEHGDVEAVFVSNDPMALGVLRGLEESGLRVPDDVLVVGFDDVPEAAYYGPPLTTVRQNFEELGRRSIELLVGQLTDGVQPQSVTVPAELVVRRSSLRPSTTKTGKAGRTGSKRPGRTT from the coding sequence ATGCCTCCCGCCGCCCGCCCTGCCACCATGGGCGACGTCGCGGCGGCGGCGGGCGTGTCGCACCAGACCGTCTCGCGGGTGCTCAACGACTCCGACTCCGTGCGACCGCACACGCGCGAGCGCGTGCTGGCCGCGATCCAGGACCTCGGCTACCGGCGCAACATCGCCGCTCGCGCGCTGGTGACGCGCCGGAGCCACACGATCGGCGTCATCAGCTCGGGCACCCAGCTCTACGGCCCCGCCAGTGTCATCTTCGCCGTCGAGCAGGCCGCGCGTCGCGCCGGCTACTACCTCAGCATCGCCAGTGAGCGCGTGCTCGACGGGCGCAGCTTTCGCGCCGCGCTCCAGCGCCTCGAGGAGCAGTCGGTCGAGGGCCTCGTCGTCATCTCCACCGAGGAGCAGGCCAAGTCGGCGCTGGCCCAGCTGTCCACGTCGCTGCCGACCATCGTCGTCGAGGGGGCCGCTGACGGCGGGCCGCCGACCGTCTCGGTCGACCAGGTCGACGGCGCCGCGCAGGCGACCCGGCACCTGCTCGAGCAGGGCGTGCGCACCGTGCACCACGTCAGCGGGCCGCGCAGCTGGATCGAGTCGCAGGCGCGCGTACGCGGCTGGCGCCGCACCCTCGAGGAGGCCGGGGCGCCGGTGCCCGACGTGCTGCGCGGCGACTGGAGCCCGGCCTCCGGCTACGCGGCCGCCCGGCAGCTCGCCGAGCACGGCGACGTCGAGGCGGTGTTCGTGAGCAACGACCCCATGGCGCTGGGCGTCCTGCGCGGGCTCGAGGAGTCCGGCCTGCGCGTGCCCGACGACGTGCTCGTGGTCGGCTTCGACGACGTGCCCGAAGCGGCCTACTACGGACCACCGCTGACCACTGTGCGCCAGAACTTCGAGGAGCTCGGGCGCCGCAGCATCGAGCTGCTCGTCGGCCAGCTGACCGACGGCGTGCAGCCGCAGTCGGTGACGGTCCCCGCGGAGCTCGTCGTGCGCCGCAGCTCCCTGCGCCCCTCCACCACGAAGACCGGCAAGGCCGGCAGGACCGGCAGCAAGAGACCTGGAAGGACAACATGA
- a CDS encoding polysaccharide deacetylase family protein has translation MALAALLPLCACSQAVPVASSHPATSASAAPATAVPPSPPPAALDSGTPVPLWQEAFSAAPTPAAPSTALPSAPAATAPAGATAPAAATATPAAPAVSATPAPPVTSAPPAAPQAPAVPEGTGVPAGMRTFAGLRVPPGHGASVSLTFDDGPAPAYTTKVLALLASHRVTAVFCLVGTQVAAHPQLVRAEHAAGHLLCDHSRDHDLTMTTKGAAYVTAEVDDGIAAVRRAAPGVPVPYYRQPGGEWTPEVLSAASAAGLRPLRWSVDPRDWSRPGERAIASRVLEQLRPGGVVLMHDGGGDRSETVAVLTWLLDALPQAGWHFTLPAA, from the coding sequence GTGGCGCTGGCCGCGCTGCTGCCGCTGTGCGCGTGCAGCCAGGCGGTACCCGTCGCGTCGTCGCACCCGGCGACGTCCGCCTCCGCCGCACCGGCCACGGCCGTCCCCCCGTCGCCGCCACCGGCAGCCCTCGACAGCGGCACGCCGGTGCCGCTCTGGCAGGAGGCGTTCTCAGCGGCACCGACGCCGGCGGCGCCCTCGACGGCGCTCCCGTCAGCACCCGCAGCGACCGCCCCGGCCGGAGCGACCGCTCCAGCCGCCGCGACCGCCACACCAGCGGCGCCCGCCGTCTCCGCCACGCCCGCGCCGCCCGTGACGTCGGCACCACCGGCCGCACCGCAGGCCCCCGCTGTGCCGGAGGGCACCGGCGTGCCGGCCGGCATGCGCACCTTCGCCGGCCTCCGCGTACCTCCCGGCCACGGGGCGTCGGTGTCCCTCACGTTCGACGACGGGCCAGCACCGGCCTACACCACCAAGGTGCTCGCGCTGCTCGCGAGCCACCGCGTCACTGCGGTGTTCTGCCTGGTCGGCACCCAGGTGGCGGCGCACCCGCAGCTCGTGCGCGCGGAGCACGCCGCCGGCCACCTGCTCTGCGACCACAGCCGCGACCACGACCTCACGATGACGACGAAGGGCGCGGCCTACGTCACGGCGGAGGTCGACGACGGAATCGCCGCCGTGCGGCGGGCGGCGCCGGGCGTACCCGTGCCCTACTACCGCCAGCCGGGCGGCGAGTGGACACCCGAGGTCTTGTCCGCCGCGTCGGCGGCCGGGCTGCGGCCGTTGCGCTGGAGCGTCGACCCGCGGGACTGGTCACGGCCGGGCGAGCGGGCCATCGCTAGCCGCGTGCTGGAGCAGCTGCGTCCCGGCGGCGTCGTGCTGATGCACGACGGCGGTGGCGACCGCTCGGAGACCGTGGCGGTGCTCACCTGGCTGCTCGACGCGCTGCCCCAGGCGGGGTGGCACTTCACCCTGCCGGCGGCCTGA
- a CDS encoding helix-turn-helix domain-containing protein: MDHVDTETLGSALRLWRDRLSPVDVGLPRRTGRRAVGLRREELAELAGLSVDYVVRLEQGRATSPSAQVVAALARALQLHPGERDHAYRLAGLQPPAEKTISTHVPPGVQRVLARLTDFAVGVFSADWTLLTWTPAWAALIGDPSERTTVQRNLVRAVFTTPEARLSSWPVTAEDPGLPPALVADLRAALVDYPRDRGLAALVAEMREGSPRFAELWDQGAVGRHVSSRKTVQHPVVGPVTCDCDVLTVPGSDVRLVVYTVPAGSPEEEKLEFLRVTGAGLSPATG; the protein is encoded by the coding sequence ATGGACCACGTGGACACCGAGACCCTGGGCAGCGCCCTGCGCCTCTGGCGCGACCGGCTCTCACCGGTCGACGTCGGGCTGCCGCGTCGCACCGGGCGCCGAGCCGTCGGGCTGCGCCGCGAGGAGCTCGCCGAGCTGGCCGGCCTGTCCGTCGACTACGTCGTGCGACTCGAGCAGGGCCGGGCGACGAGCCCGTCGGCGCAGGTGGTCGCGGCACTGGCTCGGGCTCTGCAGCTCCACCCCGGCGAGCGCGACCACGCCTACCGCCTCGCCGGCCTCCAGCCCCCTGCCGAGAAGACCATCTCGACGCACGTCCCGCCGGGTGTGCAGCGCGTGCTCGCGCGGCTCACCGACTTCGCCGTCGGCGTCTTCAGCGCCGACTGGACGCTGCTGACGTGGACGCCCGCGTGGGCCGCGCTGATCGGCGACCCGAGCGAGCGGACGACCGTGCAGCGCAACCTCGTGCGCGCGGTCTTCACGACCCCCGAAGCGCGGCTGTCGTCGTGGCCGGTGACCGCCGAGGACCCTGGGCTGCCCCCCGCGCTCGTCGCCGACCTGCGCGCGGCGCTCGTCGACTACCCGCGCGACCGCGGCCTGGCCGCCCTCGTCGCGGAGATGCGCGAGGGCAGCCCCCGCTTCGCCGAGCTGTGGGACCAGGGTGCGGTGGGTCGCCACGTGTCGTCGCGCAAGACCGTCCAGCACCCCGTCGTCGGGCCGGTGACCTGCGACTGCGACGTGCTCACCGTGCCGGGCAGCGACGTGCGGCTGGTCGTCTACACCGTCCCGGCGGGGTCGCCGGAGGAGGAGAAGCTCGAGTTCCTCCGGGTGACCGGCGCAGGTCTCTCGCCGGCGACGGGCTGA
- a CDS encoding MarR family winged helix-turn-helix transcriptional regulator: protein MAESDLPYLLLSAATAVVDAVQAGVRDAGFDDVRPAHGFAFLRLSGGGATVVELARHLGVTKQAASQLVEELSRKGYVERTPHPDDGRAVLVVLTERGRACTAAADATLRTQTQHWSHVVGEGRLRTLRDDLARIVPPGPVRPTW, encoded by the coding sequence GTGGCCGAGAGCGACCTGCCCTACCTGCTGCTGTCTGCCGCGACCGCGGTCGTCGACGCCGTGCAGGCCGGCGTGCGCGACGCCGGCTTCGACGACGTGCGGCCCGCGCACGGCTTCGCCTTCCTGCGGCTCTCCGGCGGGGGTGCGACCGTGGTCGAGCTCGCTCGCCACCTCGGCGTCACCAAGCAGGCCGCCAGCCAGCTCGTCGAGGAGCTGTCGCGCAAGGGGTACGTCGAGCGCACCCCCCACCCCGACGACGGCCGCGCCGTGCTGGTCGTGCTGACCGAGCGGGGACGCGCCTGCACCGCCGCTGCCGACGCGACCCTCCGCACGCAGACCCAGCACTGGTCCCACGTGGTCGGCGAAGGACGGCTGCGTACGCTGCGCGACGACCTCGCGCGCATCGTGCCGCCAGGGCCGGTGCGGCCGACCTGGTGA
- a CDS encoding cupin domain-containing protein has translation MPVVRRHEAVRFELHGAAFTSFASPSRGSSELCAWLLEVPAGTVGAAHSVTREEVLHVLEGELVVSLGDECSRLAPGDVAVVGPGEVLQVDNCSTAPARAWVTTSAGLEAVLPDGTRLSPPWAR, from the coding sequence ATGCCCGTCGTCCGCCGTCACGAGGCCGTGCGCTTCGAGCTGCACGGAGCAGCGTTCACCAGCTTCGCGAGCCCCAGCCGCGGCAGCAGCGAGCTGTGCGCCTGGCTGCTCGAGGTGCCGGCCGGCACCGTGGGCGCAGCGCACTCGGTGACGCGCGAGGAGGTGCTGCACGTGCTCGAGGGCGAGCTCGTGGTCTCCCTCGGCGACGAGTGCAGTCGCCTGGCGCCCGGCGACGTCGCGGTGGTCGGCCCCGGCGAGGTCCTGCAGGTCGACAACTGCTCGACGGCGCCTGCCCGCGCCTGGGTCACCACCTCCGCGGGGCTCGAGGCGGTGCTGCCCGACGGCACACGGCTCTCTCCGCCGTGGGCGCGGTGA
- a CDS encoding beta propeller repeat protein has translation MSTDHDILLGRGLSDGKGSALDVVDPAASTVATVSVARRFEVSSSGIAVRGSTLTASIDGAASVSTDAGATWRAAPRADGELGSAASRAPDGSLVRASGGDGAGWVPLRHLYRSSDDGRTWSTTRVARVPAVPMDTLVVTQDGYLASSTDGEPLRAGRDLRFTPLGAGVKGPLASLQAGAAGAWATTMDGRLLLVRASGAWKAVPLPE, from the coding sequence GTGTCGACTGATCACGACATCCTGCTCGGCCGCGGGCTCAGTGATGGGAAAGGTTCTGCGCTCGACGTGGTGGACCCCGCGGCCTCTACCGTGGCGACCGTGTCGGTGGCGCGGCGGTTCGAGGTCTCGAGCAGCGGCATCGCCGTCCGCGGGAGCACGCTCACCGCCTCGATCGACGGCGCTGCGTCGGTCAGCACCGACGCCGGCGCGACCTGGCGTGCAGCACCCCGCGCGGACGGCGAGCTCGGCAGTGCGGCGAGCCGGGCGCCCGACGGCTCGCTGGTGCGGGCAAGCGGTGGCGACGGCGCCGGTTGGGTGCCGCTGCGGCACCTCTACCGGTCCAGCGACGACGGGCGTACGTGGTCGACCACCCGTGTCGCCCGCGTGCCTGCCGTCCCCATGGACACACTCGTCGTGACGCAAGACGGCTACCTCGCGAGCAGCACCGACGGCGAACCACTCCGTGCAGGTCGGGACCTGCGGTTCACGCCGCTCGGCGCGGGAGTGAAGGGGCCGCTCGCGTCCCTGCAGGCGGGCGCCGCGGGGGCCTGGGCGACGACCATGGATGGACGGCTCCTGCTCGTCCGCGCCAGCGGGGCCTGGAAAGCAGTTCCGCTGCCCGAGTAG
- a CDS encoding sigma-70 family RNA polymerase sigma factor yields the protein MDERAPSIAELYDACYRRLVAQLFALTADLAAAQDAVQEAFVKALSSPQSIARADNPEAWLRTVAVNSARSRWRRLRHLDRLLGVGRTGVAEAAPALSPDHVAVVSALRGIPREQREAIALHHVADLPVSEVAALLDVPVGTVKARLSRGRARLAQLLADDERTVDPAEVARG from the coding sequence ATGGACGAGCGCGCACCGAGCATCGCTGAGCTGTACGACGCCTGCTACCGCAGGCTGGTCGCGCAGCTGTTCGCGCTGACCGCAGACCTCGCGGCCGCCCAGGACGCGGTGCAGGAGGCGTTCGTGAAGGCGCTCTCCTCGCCGCAGTCGATCGCCCGGGCTGACAACCCCGAGGCCTGGCTGCGCACCGTCGCGGTCAACAGCGCCCGCAGCAGGTGGCGGCGGCTGCGGCACCTCGACCGCCTGCTCGGAGTCGGTCGCACCGGAGTTGCGGAGGCGGCGCCCGCGCTGAGCCCCGACCACGTGGCGGTCGTCTCTGCGCTGCGCGGCATCCCGCGCGAGCAGCGGGAGGCCATCGCCCTGCACCACGTCGCCGACCTGCCGGTCAGTGAGGTGGCAGCGCTGCTCGACGTGCCCGTCGGCACGGTGAAGGCGCGGCTGTCCCGCGGACGGGCCCGGCTCGCCCAGCTGCTTGCCGACGACGAGCGCACCGTTGACCCTGCGGAGGTGGCACGTGGATGA
- a CDS encoding PHP domain-containing protein, translating to MDPQGGPLPADSHVHTEWSWDATRVGDMDASCARAVSLGLPAVAFTEHVDMTPFRAGFLADVHPELVDDGTLTAPPLDVEGYLEAVERCRSKYRDLTILTGVEVGQPHLHRRAVDALVARGGFQRVLGSLHALPDGDDFAEPWELFPHRPAPEVVRDYLAEIPRVVAGSQAFSALAHIDYAVRSWPDDAGPFDPLDFEDELRLALRSVAEGERVLEINTRLPLAPLVVRWWREEGGQRVTFGSDAHRPEFVGHGFSDAAQLAAAEGFRPDHQPGAAWLLAG from the coding sequence GTGGATCCGCAGGGGGGACCGCTGCCGGCGGACTCGCACGTCCACACGGAGTGGTCGTGGGACGCGACGAGGGTGGGCGACATGGACGCCTCGTGCGCGCGGGCGGTGTCGCTCGGGCTCCCTGCGGTCGCGTTCACCGAGCACGTCGACATGACGCCCTTCCGTGCCGGCTTCCTCGCCGACGTCCATCCCGAGCTCGTCGACGACGGGACCCTGACCGCGCCACCGCTCGACGTCGAGGGCTACCTCGAGGCCGTCGAACGCTGCCGCTCGAAGTACCGCGACCTGACGATCCTCACCGGCGTCGAGGTCGGCCAGCCGCACCTGCACCGACGCGCCGTCGACGCCCTCGTGGCACGCGGAGGCTTTCAACGGGTGCTCGGCTCGCTGCACGCGCTCCCCGACGGCGACGACTTCGCCGAGCCGTGGGAGCTGTTCCCGCACCGGCCCGCGCCCGAGGTCGTGCGCGACTACCTCGCGGAGATCCCGCGCGTGGTGGCAGGGTCGCAGGCCTTCAGCGCCCTGGCGCACATCGACTACGCCGTACGCAGCTGGCCCGACGACGCCGGCCCCTTCGACCCGTTGGACTTCGAGGACGAGCTGCGCCTCGCCCTCCGCTCGGTCGCCGAGGGTGAGCGCGTGCTCGAGATCAACACCCGGCTCCCGCTCGCGCCGCTCGTCGTGCGCTGGTGGCGGGAGGAGGGCGGCCAGCGCGTCACCTTCGGCAGCGACGCCCACCGGCCGGAGTTCGTCGGGCACGGGTTCTCCGACGCGGCGCAGCTCGCCGCGGCCGAGGGCTTCCGGCCGGACCACCAGCCCGGTGCCGCCTGGCTGCTGGCCGGCTGA
- a CDS encoding VOC family protein, which produces MTTMFVNLPVTDLERAKAFYTAVGFTINPKFTDHNAACVVVEEGHSFFMLLVRDFFQTFTQRPIADPTAAAWGATAVFLDSREAVDATVAAGLAAGGSEAQPASDYGFMYQRQLTDPDGHILEFGWMDPVAAEQGPDAHLAQQQV; this is translated from the coding sequence ATGACCACCATGTTCGTCAACCTGCCGGTGACCGACCTCGAGCGCGCGAAGGCGTTCTACACAGCGGTCGGGTTCACCATCAACCCCAAGTTCACCGACCACAACGCCGCCTGCGTCGTCGTCGAGGAGGGCCACAGCTTCTTCATGCTGCTGGTGCGCGACTTCTTCCAGACCTTCACCCAGCGTCCGATCGCCGACCCGACGGCTGCCGCATGGGGCGCCACGGCGGTCTTCCTCGACTCCCGCGAGGCGGTCGACGCCACCGTCGCGGCCGGCCTGGCAGCGGGCGGCTCCGAGGCGCAGCCGGCGTCCGACTACGGCTTCATGTACCAGCGCCAGCTCACCGACCCCGACGGCCACATCCTCGAGTTCGGCTGGATGGACCCGGTCGCCGCCGAGCAGGGGCCGGACGCGCACCTGGCGCAGCAGCAGGTCTGA
- a CDS encoding winged helix-turn-helix transcriptional regulator, which produces MAARDYGQYCGITRALELVGERWALLIVRDLLVGPRRYGELAAGLPRIPTNILASRLKELQEAGIIRRAPRSRVIVYELTPYGRELEPVVVALGAWGAKALGDPRDDQVITPDSMTMALRTAFRPEVAATLPATAYAAHLGAAGLLIRVDGPALDVTRGEGPADLAFSAGPGIHRLISGALEPDRAVTTGVVEVLHGRATLLDRFARTFRLAA; this is translated from the coding sequence ATGGCCGCGCGCGACTACGGGCAGTACTGCGGCATCACGCGTGCGCTCGAGCTGGTCGGGGAGCGCTGGGCGCTGCTGATCGTCCGCGACCTGCTGGTCGGGCCGCGGCGCTACGGCGAGCTGGCCGCGGGGCTCCCCCGCATCCCGACCAACATCCTCGCGTCGCGGCTCAAGGAGCTCCAGGAGGCAGGCATCATCCGCCGGGCACCCCGCTCGCGCGTGATCGTCTACGAGCTGACGCCCTACGGCCGCGAGCTCGAGCCGGTCGTGGTCGCGCTCGGCGCCTGGGGGGCCAAGGCGCTGGGCGACCCGCGCGACGACCAGGTCATCACCCCTGACTCGATGACCATGGCCTTGCGCACCGCCTTCCGCCCCGAGGTGGCGGCGACGCTGCCCGCCACCGCGTACGCCGCCCACCTCGGCGCCGCCGGTCTGCTCATCCGCGTGGACGGTCCGGCCCTCGACGTGACGCGCGGCGAGGGGCCGGCCGACCTGGCCTTCAGCGCCGGCCCGGGCATCCACCGGCTGATCTCCGGGGCGCTCGAGCCGGATCGAGCGGTCACCACGGGTGTGGTCGAGGTGCTGCACGGCCGGGCGACCCTGCTCGACCGCTTCGCGCGGACGTTCCGCCTGGCGGCCTGA
- a CDS encoding LLM class flavin-dependent oxidoreductase: MRIPLSVLDLAPIPKGQTAGSSFAASVALAQRAEELGYQRVWYAEHHNMPRIASSATSVLIAHVGAHTSTIRLGAGGVMLPNHSPLVIAEQFGTLEAMYPGRIDLGLGRAPGSDQATMYALRRDQTSSDTFPQDVLELQAYLAGESRVPGVDAVPGKGSHVPLWILGSSLFGAQLAAALGLPYAFASHFSPQALEAAVALYRRDFKPSAQLDRPYVIAGVNVLAADTTSQAQEHLAAMRRTLAVGLFGRGRTFTDDEAEQLLRQGAAAHVDSMFTYAAVGTPHEVADYLEQFRKQADADELITAHQAPDTESRLRSLTLTAEAMEPVAA; this comes from the coding sequence ATGCGCATCCCGCTCTCCGTCCTCGACCTCGCCCCCATCCCGAAGGGCCAGACCGCCGGCAGCAGCTTCGCCGCCAGCGTGGCGCTCGCGCAGCGGGCGGAGGAGCTCGGCTACCAGCGGGTCTGGTACGCGGAGCACCACAACATGCCGCGCATCGCGTCGTCGGCGACCAGCGTGCTGATCGCGCACGTCGGGGCGCACACGTCGACCATCCGTCTGGGCGCGGGCGGGGTCATGCTGCCCAACCACTCGCCGCTGGTCATCGCGGAGCAGTTCGGCACCCTGGAGGCGATGTACCCCGGGCGCATCGACCTCGGCCTCGGCCGTGCCCCGGGCTCCGACCAGGCCACGATGTACGCGCTGCGCCGCGACCAGACCTCCTCCGACACGTTCCCGCAGGACGTGCTCGAGCTGCAGGCCTACCTCGCGGGCGAGAGCCGGGTGCCAGGGGTCGACGCCGTGCCGGGCAAGGGCTCGCACGTCCCGCTCTGGATCCTCGGCTCGTCGCTGTTCGGCGCGCAGCTCGCTGCGGCCCTCGGGCTGCCGTACGCGTTCGCGAGCCACTTCTCGCCGCAGGCGCTGGAGGCGGCCGTCGCGCTCTACCGACGCGACTTCAAGCCCTCCGCGCAGCTCGACAGGCCGTACGTCATCGCCGGCGTGAACGTCCTCGCTGCCGACACGACCAGCCAGGCGCAGGAGCACCTCGCGGCCATGCGCCGGACGCTGGCCGTCGGGCTCTTCGGCCGCGGCCGCACCTTCACCGACGACGAGGCCGAGCAGCTGCTGCGCCAGGGCGCCGCCGCGCACGTCGACTCGATGTTCACCTACGCCGCGGTCGGCACGCCGCACGAGGTGGCGGACTACCTCGAGCAGTTCCGCAAGCAGGCCGACGCCGACGAGCTGATCACCGCGCACCAGGCTCCTGACACCGAGTCTCGGCTACGGTCCTTGACGCTGACCGCCGAGGCCATGGAGCCGGTCGCCGCCTGA